Sequence from the Zeugodacus cucurbitae isolate PBARC_wt_2022May chromosome 5, idZeuCucr1.2, whole genome shotgun sequence genome:
GAAACACATGCAATAAAGGGCGCATCACAAAATTACTATGACGTAATATTGACGCTTACTATACTATATCTTGGGGACACAATGACTTAGGTCCGGCCCAAGCGGttttcaggttttttttttcatccgaCCAACCAACAATTTGATTACAGAatactttgaatatttttactcAATATATATCTGATTTGTTTGATGTTCCGAAGCTCCTATTATATTAGGCTggtaaatatctcccttccgcctttttgtcttttgttcaacagttatagacgtgtaaacatgtagttcactaacgccgaaattcccactattttaaagttttccttcgttaaaggcaaatccgctatccgctttgggggatggtactctatcacttcgaactgcgaaggaatggtttcgacaattcagagcgggtgaaaacgacaccatggatgaGCCAGCCGGTGGAAGACGtctgacgacgaataccgattaaATCATGGAacacatcgagttagaccgccatgtgacatcgcccaggagatggcagttagtcaccaaatcatttcaaaccatctgcagaaggctggatacaaaaaaaaaagcttgatgtttgggtgccgcatgatttgacgcaaaaaaaaccttctggaccgaatcaactcatgcgatatgctgctgaaacggaacgaactcgaaacatttttgaagcggatgctGACTGGCGACAAAAAATATATCACATACGGCAATATCAAACGaatatatcaatatcaatattgttgatgactcgtcagaagccacgggagctcggatgggatggATATGTTATCGCATTCACTATATAGGCATagtgccaagtgattaccacctgttcctgtccatgtcgAACGCCTTTGGTGATATAAAGTTGAGCTCAAAAGAgggttgtgaaaagtggctgtccgagttcttcgcaaataaggaggtggGCTTCTTCGCGGGGGgtgttatgaagttgccgtctagatggaaacagattatcgaacgaaacggcacatatttgaactaaatcctccgatcactgtaacactttttataaagcattgaataaagggcAAAAAAggggaagggagatatttgccaacctaataaatATGGgcataaatttcgaaatatttcataCCCTTTACATACCAGTAAGGCAAGAGTTATAATGCACTCTGGATGAGCTCAGtcaaactttatattttttactgagTTAATAATAACAACCAATATTACATTGTGCTATGTTTCATTATGAAATACTTACTTTTAAGTAACTTGTTCTCTTTAATTTCAGCAATATGTTGACACAAGAGATACACTAAGCGAAGTTTATAATTTGCTAAATGATGGCTTTAGCGATCCAGCTCCTCGAAAAGCAACTATAAGACCACAAACGAGTACAGcggtaaatgaaattaaacaatataatcaacataaatttaaatttacataaatacaatttattttagaaaacaagCGATGAGGATCAGTCTGGCAGCGCTGAAATGTCAACCACAACCGAGGCCTACCGCGTGTCACGCTATGAACTGGGACGCATTTTGGGCCGAAACTTCCGTGGTTTGCAGCGTTTGACCAAAATCGAATTCCAGGATGCATTTaatgtaataaaactatttttttttatctgctattaatacttataaatattttatttatctatactTAGCAAACGCACTACAACATACAGGAATACAAGGAGGAAGCACGCAAGCAATTCGCAAATAGCGTTGGCGTGGATAAAGTGAATAAGATTAAAGGCTTAAAAGCAGCTATAGCTGGCTGAGTTGAAGTTCACAACACACACTTGTACATAGCATATTGTTAAGTAAAGCATGTAAATAAGTATGCACTTGAGTCACAGAAGCTGCGAAATGTTCAAATTTGTAAATAcactatgtatttattatattttagaatattatgttaaattgtaaaaaaattaaatttatatcatAATTTTAAATCGATAATAGGCAaattagtagtagtagttgcatgctacattttatatttgcctattttaatgaaaaattgtgcAGACGATAAGCATTTTTTGTAATGTAGGTAGTAGGTGGCAATTATTTATGCTGTgatagaatttttttaaaaaatacagatacgatataaaaattaaatgtactattatgaaaaataataaatggtaatttaataaaaactagttgtaaatttgttttcattttcagatGGCCACCATTTATCAGTGTCgcgtaaacaaattaattataagCGATATAATcggaaattatttaaactttaattattataaatattctaaattctAGTATTGTAAAAGCTTATACTGCTAGGTGGCAgcaccacatttttttttggtttttgtcaaAACTGaactaaattttcatttgagCACACTATTTACATAGGAAATAACCTATTGCACTGTGTCCTTAATCTCCTGACAATATCACGGATAACTGTCAATAACCGAAGCAAGCATAGAGCTTTTTAttcaacaattttcttttttacctCAAGCATTGAGTGTTGTCACCTCTTAAACGAggttaaaataaacttttaaaaatgtacacatatatatacattcggAGTTATGTGAGCGAACTAGCGTATTCCCAGTGTCAACACATTAATACCCAGACGCATAAACGTTTTCTTTACAAAACTTAAGCTAGCGCGCACACACTTATGtacacacaaacgcacattGTGGCTTACTTTTAGCAGCAACACATCCACCAGATAATAACACatcaaattaaaaagtttatgtCAGAATTTTATTGATAAACTTTTGGTCGCAATAGTCGTTGTCATttgacttgttgttgctgttgttgttgttgcacttgtcgCTAGCTAGCGAACTTTGGGTTCGGTTACCCCGTCTGGGATGTGCCAGCAGTCAAACAGTCAGCcaagaaaaatgaaaactttaaaaacataaaatcataCAACGAGTACGCAATGCACAGAAGCTatgcatatgtaagtacaaCAGTCATAAGTACAGCGAGCAATAGTACAAGTAGTTGCCGCAGCAACAACACACGCAAATCAAATCACACTATAGTGTTTGTAGTGAGAGTTTTGCGATTTTTTAAAAACCACTAAAACTGTCATAATTCGATACTCACGAGACAACTGCCTTGCcgcttttcttattttcttttttgtctagCGATTCCGTACACGTCTAAGTTCTTTGGGTGCACAGTGGTCATACGTCACACCGCAACGAAATTTTCACGATTTATAATATTAGGCCTATAGCTGGATTTGTGTGAACGTTTACGT
This genomic interval carries:
- the LOC105213934 gene encoding uncharacterized protein LOC105213934, which produces MASHKLFLVCLLFAAVVINTGYTQLSDEYNREALSYDTPTETVKTIAPEDIPKSRPKRGVFWDFFQKMVTTKNLLVDQYVDTRDTLSEVYNLLNDGFSDPAPRKATIRPQTSTAKTSDEDQSGSAEMSTTTEAYRVSRYELGRILGRNFRGLQRLTKIEFQDAFNQTHYNIQEYKEEARKQFANSVGVDKVNKIKGLKAAIAG